A single window of Synechococcus sp. CBW1004 DNA harbors:
- the speE gene encoding polyamine aminopropyltransferase, with the protein MADSSKPAPTPGWIDEVFDGVRYGLAGRVIAEADSPFQRVTIIESERYGKGLLLDGCWMTAERQERHYHEAIVHPALCGAANIERVLVIGGGDGGTARECLRHSGVTHLDMVEIDGLVVEWSQQHLPAIGGGCWSDPRFHLTVGDGIAWAAEAVTASYDVVIVDGSDPAGPAEGLFNRAFFENCRRILRPGGVFATQSESPEAFRQVHLDTVTLLREVFGHADPLYGWVPMYPSGWWSWTFASVDGPRYLKPDPDRADAVAGGCEIWSPRWQRGAFDAIPAAIERALG; encoded by the coding sequence ATGGCCGACAGCAGCAAGCCCGCCCCCACCCCTGGTTGGATCGATGAGGTCTTCGACGGCGTGCGCTACGGCCTGGCCGGCCGCGTCATCGCCGAGGCCGATTCACCCTTCCAGCGGGTGACGATCATCGAGAGCGAGCGCTACGGCAAGGGCCTGCTGCTCGACGGCTGCTGGATGACCGCCGAGCGCCAGGAGCGGCACTACCACGAGGCGATCGTGCATCCGGCCCTGTGCGGCGCCGCGAACATCGAGCGGGTGCTGGTGATCGGCGGCGGCGACGGCGGCACCGCCCGCGAGTGCCTGCGCCACAGCGGCGTGACGCACCTCGACATGGTGGAGATCGATGGCCTGGTGGTGGAGTGGAGCCAGCAGCACCTGCCCGCGATCGGCGGCGGTTGCTGGAGCGATCCGCGCTTCCATCTGACGGTGGGCGACGGCATCGCCTGGGCGGCCGAGGCGGTGACGGCCAGCTACGACGTGGTGATCGTGGACGGCTCCGATCCGGCGGGGCCGGCCGAGGGCCTGTTCAACCGCGCCTTCTTCGAGAACTGCCGGCGCATCCTGCGGCCGGGCGGGGTGTTCGCCACCCAGAGCGAATCGCCCGAGGCCTTCCGCCAGGTGCACCTCGACACCGTGACGCTGCTGCGCGAGGTGTTCGGCCACGCCGATCCGCTCTACGGCTGGGTGCCGATGTATCCCAGCGGCTGGTGGAGCTGGACCTTCGCCTCTGTCGACGGTCCCCGCTATCTGAAGCCCGACCCTGACCGGGCCGATGCGGTGGCCGGCGGCTGCGAGATCTGGAGCCCCCGCTGGCAGCGAGGCGCCTTCGACGCCATCCCCGCCGCGATCGAGCGCGCCCTGGGCTGA
- the speB gene encoding agmatinase, which yields MSNTSSPVAGPLDSDLFDTDGAIYMGSRRDPAGCTVGLFGVPYDGTTSFRPGTRFGPQAIREVSSGLETYCPQLDLDLEDLAFADLGAVDIPFGAPEPVLSAVRRATASVLALGLRPLMLGGEHSISSGAVGAVAERWPDLVLVQLDAHADLREEWLGARHSHACAMRRCLEVLPSQRLLQIAIRSGTRPEFTELRSTGRLVAIEQMAEALRPLRGQPLYLTVDLDWFDPAVMPGTGTPEPGGFLWRDFAVLVDELRHHHLVGADVVELAPQLDPTGVSSVLAAKVTRSLLLLLGHGA from the coding sequence ATGAGCAACACCTCCAGCCCGGTCGCCGGCCCCCTCGACAGTGACCTGTTCGACACCGACGGCGCCATCTACATGGGCAGCCGCCGCGATCCGGCGGGCTGCACGGTCGGCCTGTTCGGCGTGCCCTACGACGGCACTACCTCCTTCCGCCCCGGCACGCGCTTCGGGCCGCAGGCGATCCGCGAGGTGAGCAGCGGCCTGGAGACCTACTGCCCTCAGCTGGATCTCGATCTGGAGGATCTGGCCTTCGCCGACCTGGGTGCCGTCGACATCCCCTTCGGAGCGCCCGAGCCGGTGCTCAGCGCGGTGCGGCGGGCCACGGCCTCGGTGCTGGCCCTGGGGCTGCGTCCGCTGATGCTGGGGGGGGAGCACTCGATCAGTTCCGGTGCCGTCGGCGCGGTGGCTGAGCGCTGGCCGGATCTGGTGCTGGTGCAGCTCGATGCCCATGCCGACCTCCGTGAGGAATGGCTGGGGGCCCGCCACAGCCACGCCTGCGCCATGCGCCGCTGCCTGGAGGTGCTGCCCAGCCAGCGGCTGCTGCAGATCGCCATCCGCAGCGGCACCCGGCCGGAGTTCACGGAGCTGCGCAGCACGGGCCGGCTGGTGGCGATCGAGCAGATGGCCGAGGCGCTGAGGCCCCTGCGCGGCCAGCCCCTGTATCTCACCGTTGATCTCGACTGGTTCGACCCGGCCGTGATGCCCGGTACCGGCACCCCCGAACCCGGGGGCTTCCTCTGGCGTGATTTCGCCGTGCTGGTGGATGAGCTGCGCCACCACCACCTGGTGGGCGCTGACGTGGTGGAGCTGGCGCCGCAGCTCGATCCCACGGGCGTCAGTTCCGTGCTGGCCGCCAAGGTGACCCGCAGCCTGTTGCTGCTGCTGGGCCACGGCGCCTGA
- a CDS encoding Crp/Fnr family transcriptional regulator, translating to MTAPIELMAAQADCETFTLPTGARVFQRGALASAIYGVRRGIVELQGDQDVKTCYRPGELFSFRDIVWHQGMHHSDAVALTPVEVLRLDRLRFLNLVHNHPTLAILLIGQQHERLREQRTSGTCCY from the coding sequence ATGACCGCCCCCATCGAGCTGATGGCGGCACAGGCTGACTGCGAGACCTTCACCCTGCCCACCGGCGCCCGGGTGTTTCAGCGCGGCGCCCTGGCCAGCGCCATCTACGGCGTCAGACGGGGGATCGTCGAGCTCCAGGGCGATCAGGACGTGAAGACCTGCTACCGCCCCGGCGAGCTGTTCAGCTTCCGGGACATCGTCTGGCACCAGGGCATGCATCACAGCGACGCCGTCGCCCTCACGCCGGTGGAGGTGCTGCGGCTCGATCGCCTGCGCTTCCTCAACCTGGTGCACAACCACCCCACCCTGGCGATCCTGCTGATCGGCCAGCAGCACGAGCGCCTGCGCGAACAGCGCACCAGCGGCACCTGCTGCTACTGA
- the gcvT gene encoding glycine cleavage system aminomethyltransferase GcvT: protein MADPSTGASSALLRTPLTEAARLAGGRLVPFAGWEMPVQFAGLVQEHQAVRQRCGVFDISHMGVLRLRGQAVKDALQALVPSDLFRIGPGEACYTVLLNDQGGIRDDLIVYDRGRIEAPLGPCDEVLLVINAACAEADTAWLRSQLEPAGITVDDRKEDGVLLALQGPEAAAQLQALSGADLAGLPRFGHRDLVLAGEATGAAAGATAFVARTGYTGEDGFELLLKRDAGLALWQQLLERGVEACGLGARDTLRLEAAMHLYGQDMDSATTPLEAGLGWLVHLEMPVDFIGRDVLERQTAGGVQKRLVGLKLQGRAIARHGYPVLHGGAVVGEITSGTWSPTLAEAIALAYVPAPLAKLGTELAVQIRGREEPAVVVKRPFYRRG from the coding sequence ATGGCCGATCCGTCCACCGGTGCGTCCAGCGCCCTGCTGCGCACCCCGCTGACGGAGGCGGCGCGGCTGGCCGGCGGCCGGCTGGTGCCCTTCGCGGGCTGGGAGATGCCCGTCCAGTTCGCCGGCCTGGTGCAGGAGCACCAGGCGGTGCGGCAGCGCTGCGGTGTCTTCGACATCTCCCACATGGGGGTGCTGCGTCTGCGCGGGCAGGCGGTGAAGGATGCTCTGCAGGCGCTGGTGCCCAGCGACCTGTTCCGCATCGGCCCCGGCGAGGCCTGCTACACGGTGCTGCTCAACGACCAGGGCGGCATCCGCGACGACCTGATCGTTTACGACCGCGGCCGCATCGAGGCGCCGCTGGGCCCCTGCGACGAGGTGCTGCTGGTGATCAACGCCGCCTGCGCCGAGGCCGACACCGCCTGGTTGCGCAGCCAGCTGGAGCCGGCTGGCATCACGGTCGACGACCGTAAAGAGGATGGTGTGCTGCTGGCCCTGCAGGGCCCGGAGGCCGCCGCCCAGCTGCAGGCGCTCAGCGGCGCCGATCTGGCCGGCCTGCCTCGCTTCGGCCACCGCGATCTGGTGCTGGCCGGTGAGGCCACAGGAGCCGCCGCCGGAGCCACCGCCTTCGTGGCGCGCACCGGCTACACCGGTGAGGACGGCTTCGAGCTGCTGCTCAAGCGCGACGCCGGCCTGGCGCTGTGGCAGCAGCTGCTGGAGCGGGGCGTGGAAGCCTGCGGTCTCGGCGCCCGCGACACCCTGCGGCTGGAGGCGGCGATGCACCTCTACGGCCAGGACATGGACAGCGCCACCACACCGCTGGAGGCGGGCCTGGGCTGGCTGGTGCACCTGGAGATGCCGGTCGATTTCATCGGCCGCGACGTGCTGGAGCGGCAGACCGCAGGCGGCGTGCAGAAACGTCTGGTGGGCCTGAAGCTGCAGGGGCGCGCCATCGCCCGCCACGGCTATCCGGTGCTGCATGGCGGAGCCGTGGTGGGCGAGATCACCAGCGGCACCTGGTCGCCGACGCTGGCCGAGGCCATCGCCCTGGCCTATGTGCCGGCGCCACTGGCGAAGCTGGGCACCGAGCTGGCGGTGCAGATCCGCGGCCGCGAGGAGCCGGCCGTGGTGGTGAAGCGGCCCTTCTACCGGCGAGGCTGA
- the aspS gene encoding aspartate--tRNA ligase: MRSHGCGDLRADHAGQEVQLCGWVDRRRDHGGVIFIDLRDRSGTVQITVDPDLGAEAFAVAEHLRNETVLQVSGKVRPRPPESLNERLATGAIEVLAAGITVLNEVKANLPFPVSVHDEENTREELRLRYRYLDLRRERMARNLRLRHAAVRAIRSVLESEGFLEVETPVLTRSTPEGARDYLVPSRVCGGEWFALPQSPQLFKQLLMVGGIERYYQIARCFRDEDLRADRQPEFTQLDMEMSFLDQEQILALNEKLISAVWQQVKGVTLPTPFPRITWHDAMERYGTDRPDTRYGMELVNVSDLVADMGFKVFSGAVAAGGSVKVLPVPGGNEALSNVRIKPGGDVFGEAQKAGAGGLAFIRVRENGEIDTIGAIKDNLSEEKKAELLQRTGAVPGTLLLFGAGDTATVNKALDRVRQFLARELGLVPADRDNDIWNFLWVVDFPMFEFNADENRLEALHHPFCAPNTGDLGDDPERWAETLPTARAQAYDLVLNGLELGGGSLRIHDSALQRQVLQTIGLPLEEANAQFGFLMEALDLGAPPHGGIAYGLDRMVMLLSGEESIRDTIAFPKTQQARCLLTGAPGGVSGKQLEELHVASTWKDEEEG, translated from the coding sequence ATGCGCAGCCACGGGTGCGGCGACCTGCGAGCCGACCATGCCGGCCAGGAGGTGCAGCTCTGCGGCTGGGTGGACCGGCGCCGCGACCACGGCGGCGTGATCTTCATCGACCTGCGCGACCGCAGCGGCACGGTGCAGATCACCGTCGATCCCGACCTGGGGGCCGAGGCCTTCGCGGTGGCCGAGCACCTGCGCAATGAGACGGTGCTGCAGGTGAGCGGCAAGGTGCGGCCGAGACCGCCGGAATCGCTGAATGAGCGGCTGGCCACCGGCGCCATCGAGGTGCTGGCCGCCGGGATCACCGTGCTCAACGAGGTGAAGGCCAACCTGCCCTTCCCGGTGTCGGTGCACGACGAGGAGAACACCCGCGAGGAGCTGCGCCTCCGCTACCGCTACCTCGACCTGCGCCGCGAGCGCATGGCCCGCAACCTGCGCCTGCGCCACGCCGCCGTGCGCGCGATCCGCTCGGTGCTCGAAAGCGAGGGCTTCCTGGAGGTGGAAACCCCCGTGCTCACCCGCTCCACCCCCGAAGGCGCCCGGGACTATCTGGTGCCCAGCCGGGTGTGCGGTGGCGAATGGTTCGCCCTGCCCCAGTCGCCCCAGCTGTTCAAGCAGCTGCTGATGGTGGGCGGCATCGAGCGCTATTACCAGATCGCCCGCTGCTTCCGTGACGAAGACCTCAGGGCCGATCGCCAGCCGGAGTTCACCCAGCTGGACATGGAGATGAGCTTCCTGGATCAGGAGCAGATCCTGGCCCTCAACGAGAAGCTCATCAGCGCCGTGTGGCAGCAGGTGAAGGGCGTCACGCTGCCCACCCCCTTCCCGCGCATCACCTGGCATGACGCCATGGAGCGCTACGGCACCGACCGGCCCGACACCCGCTACGGCATGGAGCTGGTGAACGTGTCGGACCTGGTGGCCGACATGGGCTTCAAGGTGTTCTCCGGCGCCGTGGCGGCGGGCGGTTCGGTGAAGGTGCTGCCGGTGCCCGGCGGCAACGAGGCGCTGAGCAATGTGCGCATCAAGCCCGGCGGTGATGTGTTCGGTGAGGCCCAGAAGGCGGGGGCCGGCGGCCTGGCCTTCATCCGCGTGCGCGAGAACGGCGAGATCGACACGATCGGTGCCATCAAGGACAACCTCTCCGAGGAGAAGAAGGCGGAGCTGCTGCAGCGCACCGGCGCGGTACCCGGCACCCTGCTGCTGTTCGGCGCCGGCGACACCGCCACGGTGAACAAGGCGCTCGATCGGGTGCGTCAGTTCCTGGCCCGTGAGCTCGGCCTGGTGCCGGCCGATCGCGACAACGACATCTGGAACTTCCTCTGGGTGGTCGATTTCCCGATGTTCGAGTTCAACGCCGACGAGAACCGCCTCGAGGCGCTGCATCACCCCTTCTGCGCCCCCAACACCGGCGATCTCGGCGACGACCCCGAGCGCTGGGCCGAGACCCTGCCCACGGCCCGCGCCCAGGCCTACGACCTGGTGCTCAACGGTCTGGAGCTCGGCGGCGGTTCGCTGCGCATTCACGATTCGGCCCTGCAGCGCCAGGTGCTGCAGACGATCGGCCTGCCCCTGGAGGAGGCCAACGCCCAGTTCGGCTTCCTGATGGAGGCCCTCGATCTGGGAGCGCCGCCCCACGGCGGCATCGCCTACGGCCTCGATCGCATGGTGATGCTGCTCTCCGGCGAGGAGTCGATCCGCGACACGATCGCCTTCCCCAAGACCCAGCAGGCCCGCTGCCTGCTCACCGGCGCCCCCGGTGGGGTCTCAGGCAAGCAGCTCGAGGAGCTGCATGTGGCCAGCACCTGGAAGGACGAGGAGGAGGGCTGA
- a CDS encoding RNA polymerase sigma factor, RpoD/SigA family has protein sequence MSHSPSTDPVRLYLQDIGRVERLSEEEELTLARLVQGRERLLALRPPLANGAQAQDRDRWAEAAGLSPAALRLALHRGRRAKERMIQANLRLVVAVAKKYQQRGLELLDLVQEGTLGLEKGVERFDPTRGFRFSTYAYWWIRQGITRALASQSRTIRLPVHVTEKLNRIRRLQRELSHQLGRSPTVAEVAAGLGLSEEAVRQTLQRQPRPVSLDARVGRGQDTDLGDLLEDPHATPEQCLTREQLHEDLQQLLDELSGREALVIRQRFGLEDDIPRTLTEIGERLHLSRERVRQIESRALLKLRQPRHRSRVRDYLFSGD, from the coding sequence GTGTCGCATTCCCCCTCCACCGACCCGGTTCGCCTGTATCTGCAGGACATCGGCCGGGTGGAGCGCCTCAGCGAGGAGGAGGAGCTCACCCTGGCGCGGCTGGTGCAGGGGCGTGAACGGCTGCTGGCCCTGCGCCCCCCGCTGGCGAACGGGGCCCAGGCGCAGGACCGGGATCGCTGGGCGGAAGCGGCAGGTCTGAGCCCCGCCGCCCTGCGGCTGGCGCTGCACCGCGGCCGCCGCGCCAAGGAGCGGATGATCCAGGCCAACCTGCGGCTGGTGGTGGCGGTGGCCAAGAAGTACCAGCAGCGCGGCCTGGAGCTGCTGGATCTGGTGCAGGAGGGCACCCTGGGCCTGGAGAAGGGGGTGGAGCGCTTCGATCCCACCCGCGGTTTCCGCTTCAGCACCTATGCCTACTGGTGGATCCGCCAGGGCATCACCCGCGCCCTGGCCAGCCAGAGCCGCACCATCCGCCTGCCGGTGCATGTCACCGAGAAGCTCAACCGCATCCGCCGCCTGCAGCGGGAGCTCTCCCATCAGCTCGGCCGCAGCCCCACCGTCGCCGAGGTGGCGGCGGGGCTCGGCCTCAGCGAGGAGGCGGTGCGCCAGACCCTGCAGCGACAGCCGCGGCCGGTGTCGCTGGATGCACGCGTCGGCCGCGGCCAGGACACCGACCTGGGGGATCTGCTGGAGGATCCCCACGCCACGCCGGAGCAGTGCCTGACGCGTGAGCAGCTGCATGAGGATCTCCAGCAGCTGCTGGATGAGCTCAGCGGCCGTGAGGCGCTGGTGATCCGACAGCGCTTCGGCCTCGAGGACGACATCCCGCGCACCCTCACCGAGATCGGTGAACGGCTGCATCTATCGCGCGAACGGGTGCGTCAGATTGAGTCGCGCGCCCTGCTGAAGCTGCGCCAGCCCCGTCACCGCAGCCGCGTGCGGGATTATCTGTTCAGCGGCGATTGA
- a CDS encoding type II toxin-antitoxin system HicB family antitoxin, whose amino-acid sequence MKGELTAVIEPAPEGGFWAICLEIPGANGQGESIEEARQDLQAAIELLLEDREADISRGLPPDAVRMPLRIEGSGSQA is encoded by the coding sequence ATGAAGGGGGAATTGACAGCCGTGATCGAGCCTGCTCCGGAGGGTGGCTTCTGGGCTATCTGCCTGGAAATTCCCGGTGCCAACGGTCAGGGGGAATCGATCGAGGAAGCCAGGCAGGATCTTCAGGCTGCGATCGAACTTCTGCTTGAAGATCGTGAAGCTGACATCAGCCGCGGCCTGCCACCGGATGCCGTGCGCATGCCCCTGCGGATCGAAGGAAGCGGTTCCCAGGCATAA
- a CDS encoding type II toxin-antitoxin system HicB family antitoxin, translated as MTTATPQRLTAILYREDEVYVAECPEVGTASQGDTIEEALSNLREATTLYLEEFPAAHAHDANDT; from the coding sequence ATGACGACCGCCACCCCCCAGCGCCTCACGGCGATCCTCTACCGGGAAGACGAGGTCTACGTGGCGGAGTGCCCGGAGGTCGGCACCGCGAGCCAAGGCGACACCATTGAGGAAGCCCTCTCCAACCTGCGCGAGGCAACCACGCTCTATCTGGAGGAGTTCCCCGCCGCGCATGCCCATGACGCGAATGACACCTAA
- a CDS encoding nucleotidyltransferase domain-containing protein, with amino-acid sequence MAKAPLVTQEAIKAFTDRLVEAFAPERVILFGSMARGDARWDSDADILVVMPFEGRHLAKIREIRRICQVQFPLDLLVRRPEEMAIRYRGGDPVVREAMDHGEVLYG; translated from the coding sequence ATGGCCAAGGCGCCCCTCGTGACACAGGAAGCCATCAAGGCGTTCACTGATCGCCTGGTGGAGGCGTTTGCCCCGGAGCGGGTGATTCTGTTCGGCTCGATGGCTCGTGGAGACGCGCGATGGGATTCGGATGCGGACATCCTGGTGGTGATGCCCTTTGAGGGACGCCACCTGGCCAAGATCCGTGAAATCAGGCGCATCTGCCAGGTGCAGTTTCCCCTGGATCTTCTGGTTCGGCGGCCGGAGGAGATGGCGATTCGCTACCGGGGGGGCGATCCGGTCGTGCGCGAAGCGATGGACCATGGCGAGGTGCTGTATGGATGA
- a CDS encoding HEPN domain-containing protein — protein MDEGWSAVPEWIAKAEGDWEALEILLTRNSPGLRDAVVFHAQQCVEKLLKARLIQLGQTVDKIHDLAALSRQLKAVDDQWSWDDANLADLSSGAVLARYPGFETSAEEQVELVESASKVRQALRILLDFEKPGA, from the coding sequence ATGGATGAAGGCTGGTCGGCCGTTCCGGAGTGGATCGCCAAGGCGGAAGGTGATTGGGAAGCTCTGGAGATCCTGTTGACGAGGAACAGCCCAGGCTTGCGTGATGCGGTCGTGTTTCACGCTCAGCAATGTGTGGAGAAACTGCTCAAAGCCAGGTTGATCCAGCTCGGGCAGACGGTGGACAAAATCCATGATCTGGCTGCGCTCTCTCGCCAGCTGAAGGCCGTGGATGACCAATGGAGCTGGGACGATGCGAATCTGGCTGATCTCTCCTCAGGAGCGGTCCTTGCTCGCTACCCGGGTTTTGAGACCTCAGCCGAGGAACAAGTCGAACTGGTGGAGTCGGCCAGCAAGGTAAGGCAGGCACTGAGGATCCTGCTTGATTTCGAAAAGCCTGGAGCGTGA
- a CDS encoding HNH endonuclease, with amino-acid sequence MAYWWVNHKQTYRQETEGGYVWSPKANANGARNVSYDNLTRCVRGDVLFSYAGGRINQIGWVEAAAVTAPKPPEFGSAGDNWNQEGWLVRVNWQPLRQALVPQTFFDLIQPLLPERHSPISTTSGRGNQGIYLAGLSDPLGLLLLQLIEEHADPAVRVHLVVLAEEGEYTAALLDDMQQLQQVPLSTERDALTRARLGQGLFRQRVAELEPICRVTGLARQEFLVASHIKPWRACDNRERLSGCNGLLLSPHIDKLFARHWISFDADGQLIWQHDAAGEALHCWGIAGANQVRPFNREQEAFLATHRQALRR; translated from the coding sequence ATGGCCTACTGGTGGGTCAACCACAAGCAGACCTACCGGCAGGAGACCGAAGGCGGCTACGTCTGGTCGCCGAAGGCCAATGCCAACGGCGCGCGCAACGTGAGCTACGACAACCTCACCCGCTGCGTGCGGGGGGATGTGTTGTTCAGCTATGCGGGCGGACGGATCAACCAGATCGGCTGGGTGGAGGCTGCAGCTGTCACTGCTCCGAAGCCGCCGGAGTTCGGCTCGGCGGGTGACAACTGGAACCAGGAGGGCTGGCTGGTGCGGGTGAACTGGCAGCCCCTGCGCCAGGCCCTGGTGCCGCAGACTTTTTTTGATCTCATCCAGCCCCTGCTGCCGGAGCGCCACAGCCCCATCAGCACGACCTCAGGGCGAGGCAACCAGGGGATCTACCTGGCGGGTCTCAGTGACCCGCTTGGCCTCCTGCTGCTGCAACTGATTGAGGAGCATGCCGACCCGGCTGTGCGCGTGCACCTGGTGGTGCTGGCAGAGGAGGGCGAATACACCGCCGCCCTGCTCGACGACATGCAGCAGCTTCAGCAGGTGCCCCTGAGCACCGAGCGCGATGCGCTCACCCGGGCGCGGCTGGGGCAGGGCCTGTTCCGCCAGCGGGTGGCTGAGCTGGAGCCGATCTGCCGCGTAACCGGCCTGGCGCGGCAGGAGTTTCTGGTGGCCAGCCACATCAAGCCCTGGCGCGCGTGCGACAACCGCGAACGACTAAGTGGCTGCAACGGCCTGCTGCTCTCCCCCCACATCGACAAGCTGTTCGCCCGCCACTGGATCAGCTTCGACGCAGACGGCCAGCTGATCTGGCAACACGACGCCGCTGGAGAAGCCTTGCACTGCTGGGGCATCGCCGGTGCCAACCAGGTGCGGCCATTCAACCGCGAGCAGGAGGCGTTTCTGGCCACCCATCGGCAAGCCCTGCGTCGCTGA
- a CDS encoding integron integrase — translation MTKDAKPPGLIQRYREELQVRHYARRTVKTYEQWLRRFLQFHAMRHPRTMGSAEVNAFLSHLAVDLQVSPSTQNQALAALLFLYRELLEMDLELEGVVRARKHRRLPVVLSQEEVREVLRRLNGGEALVAGLLYGSGLRLMEALRLRVQDLDFARNTITVRDGKGGKDRRTLLPRRLAEELRQHLQAVRRVHQQDLADGYGRVELPHALARKYRSAPMEWGWQWVFPQHHRWRDASSGAQGRHHLDPSVIQKAMRHAVLAAGIQKPATPHTLRHSFATHLLERGQDIRTIQELLGHRDLNTTMIYTHVINRGPLGVSSPADLL, via the coding sequence TTGACGAAAGACGCGAAGCCCCCAGGCCTGATCCAGCGTTATCGCGAAGAACTGCAGGTTCGGCACTATGCCCGCCGCACCGTCAAGACTTATGAGCAGTGGCTGCGGAGGTTTCTGCAGTTTCATGCCATGCGCCATCCGCGGACGATGGGCAGTGCGGAGGTGAATGCCTTCCTCAGCCATCTGGCGGTGGATCTACAGGTGAGCCCCTCGACCCAGAACCAGGCGCTGGCGGCGCTGCTGTTCCTGTATCGGGAACTCCTGGAGATGGATCTTGAGCTGGAGGGTGTGGTCCGAGCGCGGAAGCACAGACGGCTGCCGGTGGTGCTGAGCCAGGAGGAGGTGCGGGAGGTGCTGAGGCGGTTGAATGGCGGTGAAGCGCTGGTGGCGGGGCTCCTGTACGGCAGCGGCCTTCGCTTGATGGAGGCCTTGCGTCTGAGGGTCCAGGATCTCGACTTCGCCCGCAACACCATCACCGTGCGGGACGGCAAGGGAGGTAAAGACAGGAGAACCCTGCTGCCGAGGCGCCTGGCAGAGGAGCTCCGGCAGCATCTGCAAGCGGTTCGACGGGTGCATCAGCAGGACCTTGCCGATGGATACGGCCGGGTGGAGTTGCCCCATGCGCTGGCCCGCAAGTACCGGTCAGCGCCTATGGAATGGGGATGGCAATGGGTGTTTCCGCAGCACCACCGCTGGCGGGATGCCAGCAGCGGAGCTCAGGGCCGCCACCATCTCGACCCCAGCGTCATTCAGAAGGCGATGCGGCATGCCGTGCTTGCGGCAGGAATCCAGAAACCGGCCACCCCCCATACCTTGCGCCATTCATTCGCCACCCATCTGCTGGAGCGCGGCCAGGACATCCGCACAATTCAGGAACTCCTGGGCCACCGAGACCTGAATACGACCATGATCTACACGCATGTGATCAACCGTGGTCCATTGGGCGTCAGCAGTCCCGCTGACCTTCTGTAG
- a CDS encoding IS5 family transposase, whose product MAAPLQLGFTDYEQTYAKKKTRRQRFLDEMEATVPWDPFLALISPVYHRPSAKGGRPPFPLEVMLRIHLLQQWFTLSDPLMEEMLIDTPCFRRFAGIDMVEDRIPDETTILNFRHLLEENRIAEQILETVNQSLREKGVMLKEGTILDATIINAPSSTKNKTGERDPEMHSVAKGNQWFFGMRCHIGVDAASGLVHSVVSTAANVHELNTAPDRVHGEERVIYGDSGHIGIEKREAFKDCEAEMRIAMKPGQRRVLPDTPEGRLLDLMEAAKAHVRAKVEHPFRIIKCQFGFRKVFYRGIRKNNLKLTMLFALANLWMVRERCPSTA is encoded by the coding sequence ATGGCGGCCCCCCTCCAGTTGGGTTTCACGGACTACGAGCAGACCTACGCCAAGAAGAAAACGCGCCGGCAGCGCTTCCTCGATGAGATGGAAGCCACAGTGCCCTGGGATCCTTTCCTGGCCTTGATTTCGCCTGTGTACCACAGGCCTTCTGCCAAGGGCGGGCGCCCACCGTTTCCGCTGGAGGTGATGCTGCGCATCCACCTGCTGCAGCAGTGGTTCACGCTTTCCGATCCCTTGATGGAGGAGATGCTGATCGATACCCCCTGCTTCCGCCGCTTTGCTGGGATCGACATGGTTGAGGACCGGATCCCTGACGAGACGACGATCCTGAACTTCCGCCACCTCCTGGAAGAGAATCGGATAGCAGAGCAGATCCTGGAGACGGTGAACCAGAGCCTGCGGGAGAAGGGCGTGATGCTTAAGGAGGGTACGATCCTCGATGCCACAATCATCAACGCTCCCAGTTCAACCAAGAACAAGACGGGCGAGCGGGATCCTGAAATGCACTCGGTGGCCAAAGGCAACCAGTGGTTCTTTGGGATGCGGTGCCACATCGGTGTGGATGCAGCCTCGGGTCTGGTCCATTCCGTGGTGAGCACGGCTGCCAACGTCCATGAGCTGAACACGGCACCCGATCGCGTCCATGGCGAGGAACGCGTGATCTACGGCGACTCTGGCCACATCGGCATCGAAAAGCGTGAGGCGTTCAAGGACTGCGAAGCAGAGATGCGCATCGCCATGAAGCCCGGACAGCGCCGAGTTCTACCGGACACCCCAGAGGGAAGACTGCTGGATCTGATGGAGGCGGCGAAAGCACATGTCAGGGCAAAGGTGGAGCATCCATTTCGGATCATCAAGTGCCAGTTTGGATTTCGGAAGGTCTTCTACCGAGGCATCCGCAAGAACAACCTCAAGCTGACGATGCTGTTTGCCCTCGCCAATCTCTGGATGGTGCGCGAACGTTGTCCTTCTACAGCGTAA